A genome region from Streptomyces xanthophaeus includes the following:
- a CDS encoding sigma-70 family RNA polymerase sigma factor, which translates to MTAALTTPSCTTGDRPARRTPDSDAAVTRLALDARDGDPVKTDRFVRALHRDVWRYVAYLSADTQAADDLTQDVFLRALASLHRFEGRSSARTWLLSIARRTVVDSLRHAAARPRLSDRCDWQTAAEQAQPCDVPGFEDGIALAELLAVIPSERREALVLTQLLGLSYAEAATAVGCPIGTVRSRVARARTSLIALLTDTRTAEPAPEPPAPRPDRAGERMLTAAAALA; encoded by the coding sequence ATGACTGCTGCCCTGACGACCCCTTCCTGTACCACCGGCGACCGGCCGGCCCGGCGCACCCCCGACTCCGACGCGGCGGTGACCCGATTGGCGCTGGACGCCCGCGACGGCGATCCCGTGAAGACCGACCGGTTCGTGCGGGCCCTCCACCGCGACGTCTGGCGCTACGTGGCCTACCTCAGCGCCGACACCCAGGCGGCCGACGACCTCACGCAGGACGTCTTCCTCCGCGCGCTGGCGAGCCTGCACCGGTTCGAGGGCCGTTCCTCCGCGCGGACCTGGCTGCTGTCCATAGCCCGCCGTACGGTCGTGGACAGCCTGCGCCACGCGGCCGCCCGGCCGAGACTCTCGGACCGCTGCGACTGGCAGACGGCTGCCGAGCAGGCCCAGCCGTGCGACGTGCCGGGCTTCGAGGACGGCATCGCCCTGGCGGAACTGCTCGCCGTGATCCCGTCCGAGCGCCGGGAGGCCCTGGTCCTCACCCAGTTGCTGGGCCTGTCCTACGCCGAGGCGGCAACGGCCGTCGGCTGCCCGATCGGTACGGTCCGCTCCCGCGTCGCCCGCGCCCGTACCTCCCTGATCGCGCTCCTGACGGACACCCGTACGGCCGAACCGGCGCCGGAGCCCCCGGCGCCGCGGCCCGACCGGGCCGGCGAGCGGATGCTCACGGCGGCCGCGGCGCTCGCCTGA